The following coding sequences lie in one Lysobacter capsici genomic window:
- a CDS encoding UPF0149 family protein, with translation MPVAATELPLLSDVDAESRSLSLGASPSELHGALCGWLAGGGASVNDWPARVLADPGTATPAADGALDRLRLTSAAQLADRSFGFDLLLPDADASLSERSGALFDWCRGFLGGFGLAAGAAPNLSEESSEALGDLARLAAAAPQDDGDEEDEEAFTEIEEFVRIVALLLHGDVAMAAQHRQRLN, from the coding sequence ATGCCTGTGGCCGCGACCGAATTGCCCTTGTTGTCCGATGTCGATGCCGAGAGCCGCAGCCTCTCGCTCGGCGCTTCGCCTTCCGAATTGCACGGTGCGCTGTGCGGCTGGCTCGCCGGCGGCGGCGCGTCGGTCAACGACTGGCCGGCGCGCGTGCTCGCCGACCCCGGCACCGCGACCCCGGCCGCCGACGGCGCCCTGGATCGCCTGCGCCTGACCAGCGCCGCGCAACTGGCCGACCGCAGCTTCGGCTTCGACCTGCTGCTGCCCGACGCCGACGCTTCGCTGAGCGAGCGCAGCGGCGCGCTGTTTGACTGGTGCCGCGGTTTCCTCGGCGGCTTCGGTCTGGCCGCGGGCGCCGCGCCGAACCTGTCGGAGGAAAGCAGCGAGGCGCTCGGCGACCTCGCCCGCCTGGCCGCGGCCGCGCCGCAGGACGACGGCGACGAGGAAGACGAAGAAGCCTTCACCGAGATCGAGGAATTCGTCCGCATCGTCGCCCTGCTGCTGCACGGCGACGTGGCGATGGCGGCGCAGCACAGGCAGCGGCTGAACTGA